From Cryobacterium sp. GrIS_2_6:
AGGGCCGAGGCCTTCCTCGACGAGCGTGCCCGCACGGATGCCGCCGCGTTCGGCCAGCAGGCCGACGCGCCGTCACCGCGGATCGGTTCGGGCTTCGACGTGCACGGGTACGACGATGCCGCGCCGCTCTGGCTCGCCGGCCTGTTCTGGCCGGGGGAGCGCGGCCTCTCCGGGCACAGCGACGGCGACGCCGCCGTGCACGCCATCTGCGACGCGCTCTTGTCCGCGGCCGGCCTCGGCGACGTCGGCGGTGTCTTCGGCGTGGCCGACCCCCGTCTCGAAGGTGCGCACGGCGACGTGTTCCTCCGCGAAACCCTCCGCAGGGTCACAGCGGCCGGGTTCCGGGTTGGCAACGTCACCGTCCAGATCATCGGCAATCGCCCGAAGGTCGGCCCGCGCCGTCTCGAGGCCGAGGGGTACCTCAGCGCGATCATGTCCGCGCCGGTCAGCGTGTCCGCAACGACGACGGACCGGCTCGGTTTCACCGGGCGCGGCGAGGGCATCGCGGCCCTCGCGACGGCCCTGATCGTGCCCCTCATCCCGCTGCCGGAAACCGGCCCTGTTCTAAGCTGGGACGTGTGACGATCCAACTGTACGATTCCCGGGCCCAGGCCTTGCGCGACTTCATTCCGACGAACCCCGGTGCGGTCGGGATCTACGCGTGCGGGCCGACCGTGCAGTCCTCTCCGCACATCGGCCACCTGCGCAGCGCCCTGGTCTACGACCAGCTCCGGCGCTGGCTCACCTACCGCGGCTTCGACGTCACGTTCATCCGCAACGTCACCGACATCGACGACAAGATCCTCGCCAACGCGGCAGGCACCGCGGAGCAGTGGTGGGCCCTCGCGTACCGCTACGAACTCGAGTTCACGGCCGGGTACCAGCGCCTCGGCATCCTCGCCCCCACTTACGAGCCACGTGCGACCGCGAGCATCCAGCAGATGCAGGACCTGATCACCCGACTGATTGACCGCGGCCACGCGTACCCGGCGGCCGACGGCTCCGGCGACGTCTACTTCGACACCAACAGCTGGGCGGAGTACGGGGCGCTCACCCGCCAGGGTCGCGGCGACATGGAAGCGGCGGCGGACGCCGACCCGCGTGGCAAGAACGACCCCCGCGACTTCGCCCTCTGGAAGGGCCACAAGGCCGACGAGCCGGCCTCGGCGTCCTGGCCATCCCCCTGGGGACCAGGCCGCCCGGGCTGGCACATCGAGTGCTCAGCGATGGCGAGCCGCTACCTCGGCGCGGGCTTCGACATCCACGGCGGCGGCCTCGACCTGCGGTTCCCGCATCACGAGAACGAACTCGCCCAGTCAACGGCGGCTGGCGACGCGTTCGCGAAGTACTGGATGCACAACGGTCTCGTGCACGTGCAGGGCCAGAAGATGTCCAAGTCCCTCGGCAACTCCGTCTTCGCTGCCGAGCTGCTCGACCAGGCCAGGGCCATCGTCGTGCGCTACTACCTCGGCGCCGCGCACTACCGCTCCACGATCGACTACACCGACCACTCCCTTGCGGAGGCTGAAGCCGCCCTCGAACGGATCGAGAGCTTCCTCGACCGGGCCGACCGCCGCCTCGCCGAGACACGTTTCGCCTCAAGCGGCGTCGAGGTCGTCCCCGACGAGTTCGCGATCGCCATGGACGACGACCTCGCCGTGCCCCAGGCCCTCGCCGTGCTGCACGAGACCGTACGCACCGGCAACGCGGCGCTCGACGCCGAAGACCTGCGCGCCGCCGCCGCCGCTCGTGGCCAGGTGCTCGCCATGAGCGAGGTCCTCGGCATCAACCCCCTGTCACCCAGCTGGGCCGTCGCCACGGACGAACCAGCCATGGTCGCACTCACCGCCCTCGTCGAGCGCCTGCTCTCCGACCGGGAGACCGCCAGGGAAAGCCGCGACTACAAGGCCGCAGACCGTATCCGGGACGAGCTCGTCGCCGCCGGAATCACCATCGAAGACACCCCCTCGGGTGCGCATTGGAGTTTTGACTGATGAAGAACACAGACCGCAAGGCTCGCACCGGGTCCGTGCGCAAGGGCAGCCGCGGCCCCCAGGTCGGCTCCGGCGGACAGGGCCGCCAGGCCCTCGAGGGCAAGAAGCCCACGCCCAAGGCCGAAGATCGTCCGTACCACCCCGCCGGGAAGCGCAAGGCCGCCCAGGACCGCTTCGCAGCGGCCGGCGGCGGCCGCAGTCGTCCCACAACGGGTTCGCAGGGCGGGCAGCGCTCCACCGCCAACTCCGGCGGCGGTGGCACCTCCACCCGCAAGGCCAAGTCGATCGACGAGCACGAGATCGTCACCGGACGCAACTCGGTGCTCGAGGCCCTGCGCGCGAAGATCCCCGCGAGCACCCTGTACATCGCGACCCGCATCGAAATGGATGATCGGGTCAAGGAAGTCCTGACCCTCGCGACGGGCCGCGGCATCCCGGTGCTCGAAGTAATGCGACCGGAACTCGACCGCCTCGCAGGCCGCGACGCCGTGCACCAGGGCCTCGCACTCAAGGTGCCCGCGTACGAGTACGCGCACCCGATGGAGCTCCTCGAGCTCACGATCAGCCGCGGCTTCAAGCCGTTGTTCGTCGCCCTCGACGGCATCACCGATCCCCGCAACCTGGGAGCCATCATCCGTTCTACCGCGGCATTCGGCGGCCACGGCGTGATCGTGCCGCAGCGCCGGTCGGTCGGCGTCACGGCATCCGCGTGGAAGACATCCGCCGGTGCCGCTGCGCGTACGCCCGTCGCCATGGCGAGCAACCTCACCCAGACACTCAAATCGCTCAAAGAGGTCGGCGTTCTCGTGATCGGTCTCGACGGCGGCGGAGACACCTCGCTGCCCGAGCTCGGCCTCGGCTTCGCGGAGCGCCCGATCGTGGTCGTCGTCGGCAGCGAGGGCAAGGGCCTGTCGCGCCTCGTCACCGAAACCTGCGACGCGATCGTCTCGATCCCGATCAGCGCGAGCACAGAGTCCCTCAACGCCGGCATCGCCGCGAGCGTCACGCTCTACGAGATCTCCCGCCTGCGCGCGGCAGCGAAGGTCGCTAAGGCCGTCAAGCTCGCCGCCGCCAAGGCAGCCGCCACCGCCTGACCCGTCACCGGGTCAGGGTTCGCCACGACGGAGGATGCCGCGGGCCGCGGCATCCGGACGTCGCCCGGACCGGACGTCTAGACCTTGAGGCGCCAGTCCTGGGCGTCGTCAGCGCTGGTATCACCGGCGCCCGCGGCGACGTCGTCGTTCGTGACGTCGATCGGAAGTGTGATGGACCCGGTCGCGGGTTCGATCACGGTCGCCTCGTCGCGGCGGTGACGCAGGACATCCTGCACATAGGACGTGACAGCTTCGGCGAGCGGGATGTCCCTGGACTGGTTCTGGGCCATGTACCAGCGGTGATCGAGCAGCTGGTGGAACACCTCTGCCGGCTCGAGCTTGCCCTTGAGGTCGCGCGGAATCGCGCGGATGACGGGTTCGAAGACCCGGACGACCCACTCGTGGGCGAGGGACTCTTCGTCGCTCGCCGGGTCGCCGTACGCGAGGCGGTAGGCGTCGAGGTCGTTGAGCAGGCGCCTGGCCTGGTTCTCCTCGGCGTCGAGGCCGGTCAGCCGCAGCAGGCGGCGCTGGTGGTGCCCCGCATCCACGACCTTGGGCTGGATGCGCACGGTCGAGCCGGTCGCATCCGTCTTGATGGCGAGTTCCTCGATGTCGAAGCCGAGGTCGTTCAGGCGCTCGACGCGTTCGGTGATGCGCCAGCGCTCGGAACTCGCGAAGGATTCGGAGCCGGTCAGCTCGGTCCAGAGCAGCCGGTAGGCGTTCACGATGCCGTTGCTGACTCGGATCGGGTCGAGTTCGTCCGCGGCGCGACCGCCGGCCTCGAGGTCCATCAGCTCGCCCGCGATGTTGACCCGGGCGATCTCGAGGTCGTTCTCGCGCTGGCCCTTGGACAGGCCGCCCGGGTAGAGCTGCCCGGTCTCCGCATCGACGAGATAGGCGGCGAACGCGCCCGCGTCGCGGCGGAAGAGCGTGTTGGAGAGCGAGACGTCGCCCCAGAACAGGCCGGCCATGTGCACGCGCACGAGCAGCAGGGCGAGGGCGTCGACGAGGCGGGTCGCGGTCGTCGGTCGCAGGGTCTGCGAGTACAGGGCGCGGTAGGGGAGTGAGAACTTGAGGTGCCGGGTGACGAGGACCGAGTTCAGCGGCTCGCCGTCTTCGTTGGTGCGGTTCGTGATCACGGCGAGCGGCTCCACGCAGGGGATCTCGAGTCCCTGGAGGGTGCGGAGCATTTCGTACTCGCGCTTGGCCATCTCGCTCGTGGTTTCCTTGATCGCGACGACGCGACCGCTGAGGTGCGCGAACCGTACGAGGTGACGGGAGAGGCCCTTCGGCAGGGCGGCGATGTTCTCGTTCGGCCAGGCATCCAGCGGCAGGTGCCAGGGCAGGTCGAGGAGGGCCGGGTCGGCCGTGGCCGAGGTGATATTGACAGAACCGCTCATGGATTGAGCCTACCGGTGCGGGTTGGCGGCCGGGGCCGGATGCCCCTGCCCGCTTGGCAACCGTGGTCGATACGGACAACTGTGGTTCGTCCGCAGGGCACAGTTGTCGGGCGAGACGACGCGGGAAGCACGGCCGAGACGCAGAACGGCCGGGCGGAATGAATCCGCCCGGCCGTTCTCTTGAATCGTTGTGGACTAGTCGGCGACGGCTCCACCGAGGCGGAGGCCGCTCTCGGCGTCGAAGACGTGCAGGTGGTGCGCGGTCGGCGTCAGGTAGACCGTCTCTCCGGCGTTCGGGTGTGAACGGCCGTCGACGCGGGCGACGATGTCGGTGCGCTTGCCCTCGACCGTGGAGTGACCGTAGAGGTAACCGTCGGCACCGAGCTCTTCGACCAGGTCGACGCTCACCTCGAGGCCCTCGCCGTGCGTGGTCGAGAGGTGGATGTCCTCCGGGCGGACACCGATGGTGACCTTCGGGCCGGTCGCGCCCGCGATGATCTCGCGGGCGACCGGGATCGTGGCGGTGCCGAACTTGATGCCACCCTCGACGGTGTCCGCGAGGAAGAGGTTCATGGCCGGGCTGCCGATGAAGCCGGCGACGAAGACGTTGTTCGGCTTGGCGTACAGGTCGCGCGGGGTGCCGACCTGCTGGAGCACGCCATCCTTGAGCACCGCGATGCGGTCACCCATGGTGAGGGCTTCCGTCTGGTCGTGGGTGACGTAGACGGTCGTGACGCCGAGGCGACGCTGCAGCGAGGCGATCTGGGTGCGGGTCTGTACGCGGAGCTTGGCGTCGAGGTTCGACAGCGGCTCGTCCATGAGGAACACCTGGGGCTGACGCACGATGGCACGGCCCATGGCGACGCGCTGACGCTGGCCACCCGAGAGGGCCTTCGGCTTGCGGCTGAGGTACGGCTCGAGGTCGAGCAGCTTGGCGGCTTCGAGAACGCGGGCTGCACGCTCGTCCTTGTTGACGCCGGCGATCTTGAGCGCGAAGCCCATGTTCTCGGCGACCGTCATGTGCGGGTACAGGGCGTAGTTCTGGAAGACCATCGCGATGTCGCGGTCCTTCGGGGGAACATCCGTCACATTGCGCTCACCGATGAAGATGTTACCGTCGTTGACCTCTTCGAGGCCGGCGAGCATGCGCAGGGACGTTGACTTTCCACAGCCGGAGGGACCGACGAGGACGAGGAATTCACCATCGGCAACCGACAGGTCGAGGTGGTCGACCGCGGGGCGGGTGGAACCCGGGTAGAGACGGGTTGCTTTGTCAAAGGTGACTGAAGCCATTTTCGGTATTCTCCTTCACCGGCAGGTACGTGCCGGACGATCCGTAGTGATGGGATTTATTGTCGGCCTGCGCATGGCAGGATCCGACTGTTCCAGTATGACACGCCCGAACAGGGGGTCTGCGGCGGTTTTGCCCAGCGGATGCGGCGCAAGGCAGCCCCTGTCTGGTCATTTCCCAGACTGGAGTCCTATTATTTGGAGGGCATTTACATAGGAAATGTCGATCCAAAGACCTACCCGAAGCGAGCATTCATGACTATTGGCGGATCTGGCGAGAGTCGACCTTCCCGAAATAAGCGACGCGACGCGGTCCGCACGAAGGCTACCCAGCTGCGTGTCGAGCAGAAGAAGAAGAACCGTCGCAACCGGTTCCTGCTGCAGGGCGGCATCCTGGTTGTGGCACTCGCTATCGTCGCGGTCATCGCACTCGTCGTCATGAATTCGATCCGCCCCGCAGGCCCCGGCCCCGCGAACATGGCCAGTGACGGCGTCCTCATCGGCGAGGGCATGAAGGTCACCGAGACCACGGCCCTCAAGGCCGGCGCCGACGCCGTGCCGTCCACACCGGATGCGACCGGAACCGTCGCCGACATCCGCGTATACGTCGACTACCTGTGCCCGTTCTGCGGCCAGTTCGAAACGACCAACAGCGACCAGATCGTGAAGTGGGTCACCTCGGGTGCCGCAACGGTCGAGATCCACCCGATCTCGATCCTGACCAGCAAGTCAGCTGGAACCCAGTACTCGCTCCGCTCGGCGAACGCTGCCGCGTGCGTCGCCGACTATTCCCCCAATGATTTCTTCGCCTTCAACGCCGCACTCTTCGCGAACCAGCCGAAGGAAGGCACCGCGGGGCTGGACGACGCAGCAATCATGGGGCTCGTGAAGAGCTCCGGAGTCGCGTCATCCGTCTCGGAGATCGACTCCTGCATCACCGACGTACGCTACAAGGCCTGGGTCGTCGCCGCGACCAACCGGGCGCTGTCCGGGCCGCTGCCCAACACCACGGTCGAGGCCGTGACCGGCACTCCGACCGTGCTCGTGAACGGCAAGCAGTACTCGGGCGCTCTCGATGACCCCAAGGAATTCGCTGCATTCGTGCTGCAGTCCGCGGGCGAGACCTACTCGACGTCGACGCCGACGCCCACGCCGACCCCGGCGGGCTGATCCGGCTGTTCCTCGACGGGTCCGTAGTTTTCGTCCGCAGCGGACTCCCGGCCGGCGGATGCTGCCCGTCTGGCCCCGGAGACCCCGTTCGTCATTTAGGATGGGGGACCGAGGCGGGAATCCGCCTCATGCCGGCCTGGCGCAATTGGTAGCGCACCACTCTTGTAAAGTGGGGGTTACGGGTTCAAGTCCCGTGGCCGGCCCCACAACCCGTGACAACACTGGGATCCACGCCGATCCGGTTCCCACGGAATCGCCCGCAGTCATGATTTAGTCATGATGAGAAACGACGGCCGGGCCGCAAGCGCCGCGTCGCGAGCGCGGCCGACGGCATCCGTCACCTCGTCGAGGCGGTCGGGCCAGAGGTGTCCATAGGCGTTCAACGTCTCGGCCGCGTCGCGGTGCCCGAGCATTTGCTGGAGGACGAGCGCGTCGGCACCGGCGGCGACGGCGGCAGACGCGGCTGTGTGGCGCAGCTTGTGCGGGTCAGGCCGAGAATGTCGAGGCCGGAGCCCAGGACCGCAAGGCGCCACGTGCGGCTGCGCCAGTTGTGGTCGTGGATCGGCCCGCCTCGTGGCCCCTGGAAGACGTAGGCGCCGGGGGAGCGGCCCGTGGTCAGTGCCCGCAGCTCGTCGACGAGGAAGGGCTGCAGGGGCACGACACCGGTCGATCCGGTCTTGGGTGTGCCCGTGACGCGCTCACCGGCCGCGTTGAGCGACCAGGTGGCCTTGACCGTCGCCCGGCGCGTCTCCAGGCTAAGGTCGCCGACGGTGAGCGCGAGCGCCTCGTTGATGCGCATGCCCGTGTACGCGAGCGTGTGGATGAGGACCCGGTCGGTCTCGTCGGACGTCGCAGCGAAGGCAGCGTCGGCCAGCAGCTCGACCTCGGCGTAGCTCAGGTAGATGTGGTGCGCGCGGAGGATGGTCGGCAGCTCGACGCCGTTGGCCGGGTTGACCGGCAGCCAGCCGGCCTTGTGGGCGTAACTGAGCACGGCGCTCGTGATAGCGAACAGGCTGCCCGCAGTACCGCCGCCATCAAGGAGCGATTCCTCTTCAGAGACACGCGAGACGGTGGCTGTCCCGTCACGGAAGCCTCGTCGGCGATAAGGCTCGGCTCCGGCTTCGACGGTGGTATCCGACGGCGAACTCGCGGCGGGGGTCGCTGACGTCGCTTCGTCGGCACGCCGGTAGGCGCAGGCAAGGTGCCGAAGAGTTAGCGATCGATCACTCGGCACGAAGCTGTTGACTCCTCTGAGTGCACGCGTGGCGACGTCAGGCGACGAGTTCGCGTAGTCGCTGGATGTCTGCGGTGACTCTGTCGAGCGCGGTCGCGATGGACTCGTCACGGTGTGCCGCGAGGGCATCCAGAATCCAGCCGCGCAGGAGGCTGGACATCGGTACGTCAAGCTTGTTGGCCAGGATCTCGATGGCGGCGACGTCGTCGGGTGGGAGTCGAACGGCGACCGGGACGGACTTGTTGGGACGCATCGGGGTCGCTCCGGCAGGCATCGGTTCATCACGCGAGGCATCTGCCTCGGCGGCGACATTTTCAATCAGCTTCTGGATGTTGCTGCTCACTGTTCGATCCCTTCTCGATACGTTCGTCGGTCTGCGGCGCCGGCTCGCCATCCATTCGCACCCCATCAAGCCCGAGCGCGGTCATCCCGATGGACGAGGATGACCACGATCACAGCGCTCGCCGTGTGCGAATAGCCGAGCACTCGCGCGCTGTTGCCCGACGTGCTCTTGGGGTCCGGGTCGAACCACTGCGCATCGACGTCGGCCAGCGCTTCCGTCGCCTCGGTCACGGACACTCGATGCTTCGACCACATGTGATCACTTCCGTGCGTCCAATCAACGTCGAACCCCATACGTGAAGTTTACGATTGTAAACAGCAGCTCACAAGGGGCATCCAGGCCGCGCGGCAGTCATGATTTAGTCATGATGCCGAGAGAAACGCGGCAGTTTCGGCGCGCGCCGTGGTGATCCCAAACAGGCCTGGATCCCAGTCGTAGCAAGGAACTGAGGGTTGTAGCGCGTTCCCGTGAGCGGCCGAAAAGGGCCAAAACGCAAGTGGGGGTTACGGGTTCAAGTCCCGTGGCCGACCCCACAACCCGTGACAACACTGGGATCCACGCCGATCCGGTTCCCACGGAATCGCCCGTAGTCATGATTTAGTCACCTGCAGAAGACGGGGCCTCTCGACGAGCCGGTGATGCGGCAGATACAAAGGCCGGAAGAACATCCCGAAACCGTTCGCGGCGGCCGGCGGCAGATAGACGCTATCGCCACCGGGTGAGGGTGTCGCTCCGGTGACCGACGCCCAGAGATCGGCAAGCGCAGTCGGGTCATGGGCCTCGAGGTTGATCGCGCCAAGGGCGATGTGAGGAGCCGTCATCTCGCCGACGCTAGCACGCGTCCGACACACATCTCGGGACAGCGGATCCGCAAATGTGGGATTCTCCGGTCCAAACGATTGCGACCCGGTCCTGAAGGCGGTTTGATGGACCGGCCCGAGATTCCGGGTTCCACCAGCGAAGGAGCAGAGATGTCATTCCAGGCCTACCTTGACAACATCGAAGACAAGACTGGCCTGACCCCGCGCGAGTTCATCACCCTCGCCCACGAGAAGGGGTTCGACGACCCGTCCACGAAGGCCGGCGTGATCGTCGACTGGCTGAAGGCGGACTTCGACCTGGGTCGAGGTCACGCGATGGCCCTCGTGCACGTCATCAAGAACGGCGAGAAGATCGACGCCAAGCACGTCGGGACCGGGACCATGCACAGCGACGCGTCCGACACGCTCTGGCTCGACGGGAAACTGAAGCGCTCCCGGTGACCGGGTGAACGCAGCCGTCGCCAAGATGTCGTAGTTTGACACTGCGGGCAGACGCCGGGCGCGAAATGGTCGATGATGGCATAGTCGGCCTCGAACGCGCCACCGCGTCGACCGACGCCGCCAGACCAGAGGGATGCACGCCCATGCCGCACGACGCCATCGCCCGGGAGGGAGACCGGTGACAGCAGAGCGCTCCGGGCTGCTCGGCTTTGGTCGAACCGCCTGGTTCAGGCTCGCCGTGGCCATCATCCTCGCGATCGGCCTGCTCGCCGCCGCCGTGCTCGCCGCCAAGGGCCTCCGTTCGCTGCCGGCCGTGCGATCCTTCCTGACCGACTTCCCGGGAACGTCGCCGCTGCCGTCCGGGGCGCCCGTCGGCTTCCCGGCCTGGCTGGCCTGGCAGCATGGGCTCAACGTCTTCTTCCTCCTCTTCATCGTGCGTTCGGGCTGGCAGGTCCGCACTGCCGGGCGGCCGACCATGTTCTGGACCCGGCGCAATATCGGGCTGGTCCGCACGAAACGAGCGCCCACCCGGATGGGCATCAACGTCTGGCTGCACCTCTCGGTCGACGCGCTCTGGGTGCTCAATGGGCTCCTCTTCTACGTGCTGCTCTTCGTCACCGGCCAGTGGGTGCGAATCGTTCCGGTCAGCTGGGACATCATTCCCAACGCCGTCTCTGCCGCGCTCCAGTACGTCTCGCTGGGCTGGCCGGTCTCCGACGGTTGGGTGAACTACAACGCCCTCCAGACCCTGAGCTACTTCACCATCGTGTTCGTGGCCGCTCCGCTCGCGCTGGCCACCGGCATCCGCCTGTCGCCGCTCT
This genomic window contains:
- the cysS gene encoding cysteine--tRNA ligase translates to MTIQLYDSRAQALRDFIPTNPGAVGIYACGPTVQSSPHIGHLRSALVYDQLRRWLTYRGFDVTFIRNVTDIDDKILANAAGTAEQWWALAYRYELEFTAGYQRLGILAPTYEPRATASIQQMQDLITRLIDRGHAYPAADGSGDVYFDTNSWAEYGALTRQGRGDMEAAADADPRGKNDPRDFALWKGHKADEPASASWPSPWGPGRPGWHIECSAMASRYLGAGFDIHGGGLDLRFPHHENELAQSTAAGDAFAKYWMHNGLVHVQGQKMSKSLGNSVFAAELLDQARAIVVRYYLGAAHYRSTIDYTDHSLAEAEAALERIESFLDRADRRLAETRFASSGVEVVPDEFAIAMDDDLAVPQALAVLHETVRTGNAALDAEDLRAAAAARGQVLAMSEVLGINPLSPSWAVATDEPAMVALTALVERLLSDRETARESRDYKAADRIRDELVAAGITIEDTPSGAHWSFD
- the rlmB gene encoding 23S rRNA (guanosine(2251)-2'-O)-methyltransferase RlmB — protein: MKNTDRKARTGSVRKGSRGPQVGSGGQGRQALEGKKPTPKAEDRPYHPAGKRKAAQDRFAAAGGGRSRPTTGSQGGQRSTANSGGGGTSTRKAKSIDEHEIVTGRNSVLEALRAKIPASTLYIATRIEMDDRVKEVLTLATGRGIPVLEVMRPELDRLAGRDAVHQGLALKVPAYEYAHPMELLELTISRGFKPLFVALDGITDPRNLGAIIRSTAAFGGHGVIVPQRRSVGVTASAWKTSAGAAARTPVAMASNLTQTLKSLKEVGVLVIGLDGGGDTSLPELGLGFAERPIVVVVGSEGKGLSRLVTETCDAIVSIPISASTESLNAGIAASVTLYEISRLRAAAKVAKAVKLAAAKAAATA
- a CDS encoding DUF4032 domain-containing protein codes for the protein MSGSVNITSATADPALLDLPWHLPLDAWPNENIAALPKGLSRHLVRFAHLSGRVVAIKETTSEMAKREYEMLRTLQGLEIPCVEPLAVITNRTNEDGEPLNSVLVTRHLKFSLPYRALYSQTLRPTTATRLVDALALLLVRVHMAGLFWGDVSLSNTLFRRDAGAFAAYLVDAETGQLYPGGLSKGQRENDLEIARVNIAGELMDLEAGGRAADELDPIRVSNGIVNAYRLLWTELTGSESFASSERWRITERVERLNDLGFDIEELAIKTDATGSTVRIQPKVVDAGHHQRRLLRLTGLDAEENQARRLLNDLDAYRLAYGDPASDEESLAHEWVVRVFEPVIRAIPRDLKGKLEPAEVFHQLLDHRWYMAQNQSRDIPLAEAVTSYVQDVLRHRRDEATVIEPATGSITLPIDVTNDDVAAGAGDTSADDAQDWRLKV
- a CDS encoding ABC transporter ATP-binding protein — encoded protein: MASVTFDKATRLYPGSTRPAVDHLDLSVADGEFLVLVGPSGCGKSTSLRMLAGLEEVNDGNIFIGERNVTDVPPKDRDIAMVFQNYALYPHMTVAENMGFALKIAGVNKDERAARVLEAAKLLDLEPYLSRKPKALSGGQRQRVAMGRAIVRQPQVFLMDEPLSNLDAKLRVQTRTQIASLQRRLGVTTVYVTHDQTEALTMGDRIAVLKDGVLQQVGTPRDLYAKPNNVFVAGFIGSPAMNLFLADTVEGGIKFGTATIPVAREIIAGATGPKVTIGVRPEDIHLSTTHGEGLEVSVDLVEELGADGYLYGHSTVEGKRTDIVARVDGRSHPNAGETVYLTPTAHHLHVFDAESGLRLGGAVAD
- a CDS encoding thioredoxin domain-containing protein codes for the protein MTIGGSGESRPSRNKRRDAVRTKATQLRVEQKKKNRRNRFLLQGGILVVALAIVAVIALVVMNSIRPAGPGPANMASDGVLIGEGMKVTETTALKAGADAVPSTPDATGTVADIRVYVDYLCPFCGQFETTNSDQIVKWVTSGAATVEIHPISILTSKSAGTQYSLRSANAAACVADYSPNDFFAFNAALFANQPKEGTAGLDDAAIMGLVKSSGVASSVSEIDSCITDVRYKAWVVAATNRALSGPLPNTTVEAVTGTPTVLVNGKQYSGALDDPKEFAAFVLQSAGETYSTSTPTPTPTPAG
- a CDS encoding tyrosine-type recombinase/integrase, which encodes MRHTAASAAVAAGADALVLQQMLGHRDAAETLNAYGHLWPDRLDEVTDAVGRARDAALAARPSFLIMTKS
- a CDS encoding tyrosine-type recombinase/integrase — protein: MPSDRSLTLRHLACAYRRADEATSATPAASSPSDTTVEAGAEPYRRRGFRDGTATVSRVSEEESLLDGGGTAGSLFAITSAVLSYAHKAGWLPVNPANGVELPTILRAHHIYLSYAEVELLADAAFAATSDETDRVLIHTLAYTGMRINEALALTVGDLSLETRRATVKATWSLNAAGERVTGTPKTGSTGVVPLQPFLVDELRALTTGRSPGAYVFQGPRGGPIHDHNWRSRTWRLAVLGSGLDILGLTRTSCATQPRLPPSPPVPTRSSSSKCSGTATRPRR
- a CDS encoding DUF4287 domain-containing protein, with the protein product MSFQAYLDNIEDKTGLTPREFITLAHEKGFDDPSTKAGVIVDWLKADFDLGRGHAMALVHVIKNGEKIDAKHVGTGTMHSDASDTLWLDGKLKRSR